In the Phaseolus vulgaris cultivar G19833 chromosome 7, P. vulgaris v2.0, whole genome shotgun sequence genome, one interval contains:
- the LOC137827634 gene encoding uncharacterized protein, translated as MSSFSGAIQRPLVAAAAVAVASFSADVSDKLPFRGSSRDCSTSNLTRSASCCNVQESDSSWVSHISDSKLANLSFVTRIPVPVPDVQFRVPSLGHNCVSNLHHSSVVLSSPLLQNLYHSAHLPKVSRPATCSHGVSNSASEAMYQWHLPDPDALCDSSCSLTKSRTVVVLLGWLGARQKHLKKYAEWYTSRGFHVITFTLPMGEILSYQPGGKAEHNVHLLVDHLAEWLEGENGKNLVFHTFSNTGWLTYGVILEHFQNQDPNVMERIKGCIVDSAPVAYPDPQVWASGFSAAFLKKNSVATKRRVFSDESGIKVSIGGEDDLGLKPAVTEAALQLILKKFFGIILDLPSVNRRLSDVMSMLSSKQPSCPQLYLYSSADTVIPADYVESFVEAQRRDGHDVRACNFVSSPHVDHFRNDPKLYTSQLSQFLEESVLSHCKSH; from the exons ATGAGTTCGTTTTCTGGCGCCATTCAAAGACCTCTTGTGGCGGCGGCTGCGGTTGCTGTTGCTTCTTTCTCTGCTGATGTCTCTGATAAATTGCCATTCCGTGGTTCATCACGTGATTGTTCTACCTCCAATTTGACGCGTTCTGCATCTTGTTGCAACGTGCAAGAATCAGATTCATCATGGGTTTCTCATATTTCGGATTCAAAGCTTGCTAACCTCTCTTTTGTGACCCGAATTCCGGTGCCTGTGCCTGATGTTCAGTTCCGGGTGCCTAGTTTGGGTCACAATTGTGTTTCAAATTTGCACCATTCTTCAGTTGTCTTGTCTTCACCACTTCTTCAGAATTTGTATCACTCTGCTCACTTGCCTAAAGTGTCTAGGCCTGCTACATGTTCACATGGTGTCTCCAATTCAGCTTCTGAGGCCATGTATCAATGGCATTTGCCCGACCCTGATGCTTTATGTGATTCAAGTTGTTCATTGACAAAGTCAAGAACAGTGGTGGTCTTGCTGGGATGGTTGGGAGCAAGGCAGAAACACTTGAAAAAGTATGCGGAGTGGTACACTTCAAGGGGGTTTCATGTCATCACCTTTACACTTCCAATGGGTGAGATCCTGAGCTATCAACCAGGAGGAAAGGCTGAGCATAATGTTCATCTGCTTGTGGACCACTTGGCTGAGTGGTTAGAAGGAGAAAATGGAAAGAATCTCGTCTTTCATACTTTCAGCAACACTGGATGGTTAAC ATATGGTGTTATTCTTGAACATTTCCAAAATCAGGATCCAAATGTCATGGAAAGGATTAAGGGATGCATTGTAGACTCTGCACCTGTTGCATACCCTGACCCACAG GTGTGGGCATCAGGTTTCTCTGCAGCATTTCTCAAGAAGAATAGTGTTGCAACAAAAAGACGTGTGTTTTCTGATGAATCTGGCATTAAAGTATCCATTGGCGGCGAAGATGATTTAGGACTCAAACCTGCGGTAACAGAAGCAGCTTTGCAACTAATTCTAAAGAAATTTTTTGGGATCATTCTGGATCTTCCTTCAGTAAATAG GAGGCTCTCTGATGTTATGAGcatgttatcatcaaaacaacCAAGTTGTCCACAGTTATACCTGTATAGCTCTGCTGACACAGTTATTCCTGCTGATTATGTGGAATCATTTGTAGAGGCTCAGCGTAGGGATGGACATGATGTGAGGGCATGCAATTTTGTGTCCTCACCCCATGTTGACCACTTCAGGAATGATCCAAAACTATATACATCTCAACTCAGTCAGTTTTTGGAGGAGAGTGTTCTTAGCCATTGTAAATCTCACTAA
- the LOC137828637 gene encoding cyclic pyranopterin monophosphate synthase, mitochondrial, protein MLLRKIVAACPQSKRMFSSSVNHGYESAIQELNKEMESVFGGPPANGLASSASNLNNEIQLSSPSMGESSFELTHTGKSGEAQMVDVSQKESSKRNAIAVCKVILGKKVFDLVLANQMGKGDVLSVAKIAGITAAKQTSNLIPLCHNINLSHVQVDLRLNREDFSVTIEGEAASTGKTGVEMEAMTAVSIAGLTVYDMCKAASKDIAITDIRLKHKSGGKSGEFWWTQ, encoded by the exons ATGCTGCTTCGAAAAATTGTTGCTGCATGTCCACAGTCAAAGCGGATGTTCAGCTCATCTGTTAACCATGGCTATGAAAGTGCTATTCAGGAACTGAACAAG GAAATGGAATCGGTATTCGGTGGACCTCCTGCAAATGGACTAGCTAGCTCTGCAAGCAATTTGAACAATGAAATCCAACTGTCATCTCCAAGCATGGGTGAAAGTTCTTTTGAATTGACTCATACTGGCAAATCAGGGGAAGCTCAAATGGTAGACGTGTCTCAGAAAGAAAGCAGTAAAAGAAATGCCATTGCTGTTTGCAAGGTAATTCTTGGAAAGAAGGTGTTTGATTTAGTCTTGGCCAATCAAATGGGGAAAGGAGATGTGCTTTCTGTGGCAAAAATTGCCGGCATAACTGCAGCAAAGCAAACCAGCAATCTTATTCCGTTGTGCCATAACATAAACCTTTCACATGTGCAAGTGGATTTGAGATTGAATCGTGAGGACTTCAGTGTAACAATAGAAGGGGAAGCTGCATCAACAGGTAAAACCGGGGTTGAGATGGAAGCGATGACAGCAGTGTCTATTGCAGGCTTAACCGTGTATGATATGTGTAAGGCTGCTTCAAAAGATATAGCCATTACAGATATAAGACTTAAGCATAAATCTGGTGGAAAAAGTGGAGAGTTCTGGTGGACACAATGA
- the LOC137830174 gene encoding FAD synthetase 1, chloroplastic-like has translation MLGGCVSRAVSHHFRDCDLHFHFTLTYCTFQTFHLSSPRPLKPCSPDTAITKKHNRVSSNYRCFGTPSKPPGEIPLLFDCFSQQEDEREILSDGTTAVAGGIVALGKFDALHIGHRELAIQASKAGPPFLLSFVGMEKVLGWEPRAPIVAKRDRKRVLSSWVSYCCNMVPKEFQVEFSSVRHLSPRQFVEKLSQELRVQGVVAGENYRFGYKAAGDALELVKLCEEYGMEAYIIKSVMDKNRCSADMNFVTNSKEKGQVSSTRVREALAVGDMRYVSELLGRPHRLILMATDQERFSSGQYKISAARSCILNLAPKEGLYENCSVLLDQENVVQCRVVIDSKFVHIETDYGGLSDFFGSQNLQFLHIEFGDSCT, from the exons ATGTTGGGTGGTTGCGTCTCTCGTGCTGTTTCCCACCATTTTCGAGACTGCGACCTTCATTTCCATTTCACACTCACATACTGCACTTTTCAAACTTTCCACCTTTCGTCTCCACGGCCCCTCAAACCTTGTTCTCCAGACACCGCCATTACAAAGAAGCACAACAGAGTGTCATCAAATTACCGCTGTTTTGGCACCCCATCTAAGCCCCCTGGAGAAATTCCTCTCCTTTTCGATTGTTTCAG CCAACAAGAAGATGAACGAGAAATTCTCTCTGATGGAACAACTGCTGTGGCAG GTGGAATTGTAGcattgggaaagtttgatgctCTGCACATAGGTCATCGAGAACTTGCAATTCAAGCATCAAAGGCTGGACCTCCATTTCTTTTATCATTTGTTGGCATGGAAAAAGTACTTGGTTGGGAACCTAG GGCTCCTATAGTTGCTAAACGTGACCGAAAACGAGTTCTTTCATCTTGGGTTTCTTATTGCTGTAACATGGTCCCAAAAGAGTTTCAGGTTGAATTCTCAAGTGTACGACATCTCAGTCCAAGACAATTTGTTGAGAAGTTATCACAAGAGCTTAGGGTTCAGGGAGTTGTTGCTG GTGAGAACTACCGGTTCGGGTACAAAGCCGCTGGTGATGCCTTGGAGTTAGTAAAGCTTTGTGAAGAGTATGGAATGGAAGCTTACATAATCAAATCTGTCATGGACAAGAATCGTTGCTCTGCAGACATGAATTTTGTGACCAACTCAAAAGAGAAGGGACAGGTGTCGTCCACACGTGTTCGGGAAGCCCTTGCCGTAGGGGACATGAGGTATGTGTCAGAGCTTTTGGGTAGGCCACATCGTCTCATATTAATGGCCACTGACCAAGAAAGATTCAGCAGTGGACAGTATAAGATATCTGCTGCTAGATCCTGCATATTGAATCTAGCACCAAAGGAAGGTTTATATGAGAACTGTTCAGTTTTGCTTGATCAGGAAAATGTTGTGCAGTGTAGAGTAGTTATTGACAGCAAGTTTGTGCATATAGAAACAGATTATGGAGGTCTGAGTGATTTTTTTGGTTCTCAAAATTTGCAGTTCTTGCATATTGAATTTGGCGATTCCTGCACCTGA
- the LOC137830173 gene encoding myosin-1-like, producing MSQASSVLPAFHSIKSLPPEFKFANNPNPLLVEKHGDVKFRRTNPIGPNGFENGALVGEISKEVRGRAGGMDLFDEDSPYGGKGRSLKDRPSNADEDSVSVTLPLPSILTSSRENRWNDTNSYGSKKKVQSWLQLPNGDWELVKTITTSGAESVISLPDGKVLKVKEDNLVPANPDILDGVDDLMQLSYLNEPAVLFNLQYRYNQDMIYTKAGPVLVAVNPFKKVPLYGNDYIEAYKCKAIESPHVYAITDTAIREMIRDEVNQSIIISGESGAGKTETAKIAMQYLAALGGGSGIENEILKTNPILEAFGNGKTLRNDNSSRFGKLIEIHFSETGKISGANIQTFLLEKSRVVQCNEGERSYHIFYQLCAGAPSSLREKLNLLSAEDYKYLRQSNCYSISGVDDVEEFRIVKEALDIVHISKGDQENVFAMLAAVLWLGNISFTVVDNENHVEAVEDEGLFTVAKLIGCEIEDLKLTFSTRKMKVGNDNIVQKLTLSQAIDARDALAKSIYACLFDWLVEQINKSLAVGKRRTGRSISILDIYGFESFNRNSFEQFCINYANERLQQHFNRHLFKLEQEEYIQDGIDWAKVEFEDNQDCLNLFEKKPLGLLSLLDEESTFPNGTDLTFANKLKQHLNSNSCFKGEREKAFTVRHYAGEVTYDTSGFLEKNRDLLHLDSIQLLSSSKCHLPKLFASHMLTQSEKPVVGPLHKSGGADSQKLSVATKFKGQLFQLMQRLESTTPHFIRCIKPNNLQSPGSYEQGLVLQQLRCCGVLEVVRISRSGFPSRVSHQKFARRYGFLLLENVASQDPLSVSVAILHQFNILPEMFQVGYTKLFFRTGQIGVLEDTRNRTLHGILRVQSCFRGHRARCYRKELWRGITTLQSFIRGEKSRKEYADLLHRHRAAVIIQKRMKTVFARNRMKSTKEAAVFIQSFIRGWLVRRCSGNIGLSKSGVTKANESDEVLVKSSFLAELQRRVLKAEAALREKEEENDILHQRLQQYDSRWSEYELKMKSMEEVWQKQMRSLQSSLSIAKKSLAMDDSERNSDASVNASDERDFSWDVGTNHRRQESNGVRSMSAGLSVISRLAEEFEQRSQVFGDDAKFLVEVKSGQVEASLNPDRELRRLKQMFEAWKKDYNARLRETKVILHKLGSEDGSIDKVKKSWWGRRNSTRLS from the exons ATGTCTCAGGCATCCAGTGTCCTGCCTGCCTTCCACTCCATCAAGTCATTGCCCCCTGAGTTCAAGTTTGCCAACAATCCGAACCCTCTGCTTGTGGAAAAACATGGAGATGTTAAATTTAGACGCACCAATCCGATTGGACCAAATGGTTTTGAGAATGGTGCACTGGTAGGGGAGATTTCTAAGGAAGTTCGAGGCCGAGCTGGTGGCATGGATCTTTTCGATGAGGATTCGCCTTATGGTGGAAAAGGTAGATCATTAAAAGACCGACCATCTAATGCAGATGAAGACTCGGTATCCGTTACGTTGCCCCTGCCATCAATTTTGACATCCTCTAGGGAAAACAGGTGGAATGATACAAATTCTTATGGTTCAAAAAAG AAGGTTCAGTCATGGCTTCAACTACCAAATGGGGATTGGGAGCTGGTAAAGACAATAACAACTTCTGGAGCTGAATCTGTCATTTCGCTGCCTGATGGGAAA GTTTTAAAGGTGAAAGAGGATAATTTGGTGCCAGCTAATCCCGACATTCTTGATGGAGTGGATGACCTCATGCAACTGAGTTATTTAAATGAACCAGCAGTTTTATTCAACCTGCAATATAGATACAACCAAGATATGATCTAT ACGAAAGCTGGGCCTGTTTTGGTTGCCGTAAATCCCTTTAAAAAAGTTCCTTTGTATGGTAATGACTATATTGAAGCCTACAAGTGTAAGGCAATTGAAAGCCCTCATGTATATGCAATTACTGACACAGCCATCCGAGAAATGATACGAG ATGAAGTGAATCAATCCATAATTATAAG TGGTGAGAGTGGAGCAGGGAAAACTGAGACGGCAAAAATAGCAATGCAATACTTGGCTGCCCTTGGTGGTGGAAGTGGAATAGAGAACGAGATATTAAAGACTAATCCAATACTAGAAGCCTTTGGTAATGGAAAAACATTAAGAAATGACAACTCGAGTCGTTTT GGAAAGCTCATTGAGATTCATTTCAGTGAAACTGGAAAAATATCTGGTGCAAATATTCAAACAT TTTTGCTGGAAAAG TCCAGAGTAGTCCAATGCAATGAAGGGGAAAGGTCATATCATATATTTTATCAGCTATGTGCTGGAGCACCCTCGTCTCTTAGGG AAAAGCTAAATCTACTAAGTGCGGAAGACTATAAATATCTGAGGCAGAGCAATTGTTATTCAATTAGCGGCGTAGATGATGTTGAAGAATTTCGCATAGTCAAG GAGGCTCTGGATATTGTCCACATTAGCAAGGGAGACCAGGAGAATGTATTTGCAATGCTTGCTGCAGTATTATGGTTAGGAAACATATCATTTACTGTGGTTGATAATGAAAATCATGTTGAAGCTGTTGAGGACGAGG GTCTGTTCACAGTTGCCAAGTTGATCGGATGTGAAATTGAAGACCTGAAGTTGACTTTTTCAACTCGTAAAATGAAAGTTGGTAATGATAATATTGTCCAGAAATTGACGCTCTCTCAG GCTATTGACGCGAGAGATGCTTTGGCGAAGTCAATATATGCATGTTTGTTTGATTGGTTGGTTGAGCAAATAAATAAATCCCTTGCGGTTGGTAAAAGACGAACTGGCAGATCAATCAGCATTCTTGATATTTATGGCTTTGAGTCATTCAAT AGAAACAGTTTTGAGCAGTTTTGCATAAATTATGCAAATGAAAGATTACAGCAACATTTCAATCGTCATTTATTCAAGCTGGAACAGGAG GAATATATCCAAGACGGCATTGATTGGGCTAAAGTGGAATTTGAAGACAACCAAGATTGCCTTAATCTTTTTGAAAAG AAACCACTGGGACTACTATCCCTGTTAGATGAAGAGTCAACTTTCCCTAATGGCACAGATTTAACGTTTGCTAACAAGCTTAAGCAGCATTTGAATTCCAATTCATGCTTCAAAGGAGAACGGGAAAAAGCCTTTACTGTGCGTCATTATGCAGGGGAG GTCACTTATGACACATCTGGATTCTTGGAAAAGAACAGGGACCTACTGCACTTAGATTCTATCCAACTTCTATCTTCAAGCAAATGCCATCTTCCTAAGTTGTTTGCATCCCATATGCTTACTCAGTCTGAGAAGCCTGTTGTAGGTCCCTTACATAAGTCAGGTGGAGCAGATTCCCAAAAGCTAAGTGTTGCCACAAAATTCAAG GGACAATTGTTCCAATTGATGCAACGTCTAGAGAGTACTACACCACATTTTATACGCTGCATTAAGCCCAATAACCTCCAATCACCTGGATCATATGAGCAAGGTCTTGTACTTCAGCAGTTGAGATGTTGTGGGGTTCTGGAAGTGGTTCGAATATCAAGATCCGGCTTTCCAAGTAGAGTGTCTCACCAAAAGTTTGCCAGAAG ATATGGTTTTCTTCTCCTGGAAAATGTTGCCTCTCAGGATCCACTTAGTGTCTCGGTTGCTATTCTTCATCAGTTCAACATTTTGCCTGAGATGTTTCAAGTTGGCTACACAAAGCTATTCTTCCGAACAGGGCAG ATTGGAGTGCTTGAGGATACCAGAAATCGTACTCTGCATGGAATTTTGCGTGTGCAAAGTTGTTTCAGGGGTCACCGAGCTCGTTGTTACCGCAAGGAACTTTGGAGAGGAATTACCACACTCCaatcat TTATTAGAGGAGAGAAAAGCAGAAAGGAGTATGCAGATTTGCTTCATAGACACAGGGCTGCTGTTATCATACAGAAACGGATGAAAacagtatttgcaaggaacagAATGAAAAGTACTAAGGAAGCTGCGGTTTTCATACAATCAT TTATCCGTGGTTGGTTAGTCAGAAGATGCTCAGGAAACATAGGATTATCAAAATCTGGTGTTACGAAG GCTAATGAGTCAGACGAGGTTCTTGTGAAGTCGTCTTTCCTGGCTGAACTACAGCGCCGGGTACTCAAGGCAGAAGCTGCCCTGAGAGAGAAGGAAGAGGAAAATGACATTCTTCACCAACGCCTTCAACAGTATGATAGCAGATGGTCTGAATATGAATTAAAGATGAAGTCAATGGAAGAAGTATGGCAGAAGCAAATGAGATCCCTACAATCTAGCCTCTCCATTGCAAAGAAGAGTCTTGCCATGGATGATTCTGAAAGAAATTCAGATGCTTCTGTTAATGCAAGTGATGAGAGGGATTTCAGCTGGGATGTAGGAACCAATCACAGACGCCAAGAAAGCAACGGGGTGAGATCAATGAGTGCTGGTTTGAGTGTTATAAGTCGGTTGGCTGAAGAATTTGAGCAGCGGAGTCAAGTGTTTGGTGATGATGCCAAGTTCTTGGTAGAGGTAAAATCCGGTCAAGTTGAAGCAAGTTTGAACCCAGATAGAGAACTTAGAAGGTTAAAACAGATGTTTGAAGCTTGGAAAAAGGATTATAATGCAAGACTACGTGAAACAAAGGTCATATTACATAAACTTGGAAGTGAAGATGGATCTATTGATAAAGTGAAGAAAAGTTGGTGGGGAAGAAGGAATAGTACCAGATTaagttga
- the LOC137828281 gene encoding dihydroorotate dehydrogenase (quinone), mitochondrial — MAAWSSRKLLRDVVLKRLVPNQLSAVRCFSSAPQSAPKIGYYSKKGRLLTGATIGLLIAGGAYVSTVDEATFCGWLFSATKVVNPFFALLDPEFAHNLGVSAAARGWVPREKRPDVPILGLEVWGRKFSNPVGLAAGFDKNAEAVDGLLALGFGFVEVGSVTPVPQDGNPKPRIFRLREEGAVINRCGFNSEGIVAVAKRLGAQHGKRKLDETSSTSPSSNNEVKHGGKAGPGILGVNLGKNKTSEDAAADYVQGVHTLSQYADYLVINVSSPNTPGLRMLQGRKQLKDLVKKVQAARDEMQWGEEGPPPLLVKIAPDLSKEDLEDIAAVALALHLDGLIVSNTTISRPDPVSKNPSGSETGGLSGKPLFNLSTDILKEMYILTRGKIPLIGCGGISSGEDAYKKIRAGATLVQLYTAFAYGGPALIPQIKAELAACLERDGFKSILDAVGADCR; from the exons ATGGCCGCATGGTCTTCTAGAAAGTTGCTGAGAGACGTTGTTCTCAAAAGGTTAGTTCCGAACCAGCTTTCTGCCGTCAGATGTTTTTCTTCTGCGCCACAGAGTGCTCCCAAGATCGGTTACTATTCCAAGAAG GGAAGGTTGTTGACGGGTGCTACCATAGGTCTCCTTATAGCCGGTGGAGCTTACGTGAGTACTGTGGATGAAGCTACTTTCTG TGGATGGTTATTCTCGGCAACAAAAGTCGTGAATCCTTTTTTCGCATTGTTGGATCCTGAGTTTGCCCACAACTTGGGTGTCTCAGCTGCTGCTCGTGGTTGGGTCCCTAGGGAGAAGAGGCCCGACGTACCAATCTTAGGGCTAGAAGTTTGGGGAAGAAAATTCTCCAACCCAGTAGGCCTTGCTGCAGGTTTTGATAAAAACGCTGAGGCTGTTGATGGTTTGCTTGCTTTGGGCTTTGGCTTTGTGGAGGTGGGCTCTGTTACTCCTGTTCCCCAGGATGGCAATCCTAAACCTCGTATCTTTAGGTTGCGAGAAGAAGG TGCTGTAATAAATAGATGTGGCTTTAATAGTGAGGGAATTGTTGCTGTTGCAAAGAGGCTGGGCGCTCAACATGGTAAGAGGAAACTAGATGAAACTTCAAGCACTTCACCTTCTTCCAACAATGAAGTCAAACATGGAGGAAAAGCTGGCCCTGGCATTCTTGGTGTCAATCTTGGAAAGAACAAGACAAGTGAAGATGCTGCAGCAGATTATGTTCAAGGAGTTCATACATTGTCCCAATATGCTGATTATTTG GTGATTAATGTTTCATCGCCCAATACCCCTGGTTTGCGCATGCTTCAAGGAAGAAAGCAACTCAAAGATCTTGTTAAGAAG GTCCAGGCTGCTCGTGATGAAATGCAGTGGGGTGAGGAGGGCCCACCTCCATTGCTGGTAAAAATTGCGCCAGATTTGTCAAAAGAAGACCTTGAAGATATTGCTGCA GTTGCCTTGGCTCTTCACTTGGATGGTCTG ATTGTATCAAACACAACCATTTCTAGACCAGATCCTGTCAGTAAAAATCCATCGGGTTCAGAAACTGGTGGCTTGAGTGGGAAGCCTCTCTTCAACCTCTCTACCGACATCTTGAAGGAGATGTATATCTTGACAAGG GGCAAGATTCCTTTGATTGGTTGCGGCGGCATTAGCAG tgggGAAGATGCATATAAGAAAATACGAGCTGGGGCAACTCTAGTTCAGCTATATACTGCATTTGCTTATGGGGGACCCGCACTCATTCCTCAGATAAAG GCTGAATTAGCTGCATGCCTCGAAAGGGATGGTTTCAAATCCATTCTTGATGCTGTTGGTGCAGATTGTAGGTGA